A single genomic interval of Canis lupus dingo isolate Sandy chromosome 6, ASM325472v2, whole genome shotgun sequence harbors:
- the LOC112640826 gene encoding LOW QUALITY PROTEIN: 40S ribosomal protein S7 (The sequence of the model RefSeq protein was modified relative to this genomic sequence to represent the inferred CDS: deleted 1 base in 1 codon; substituted 2 bases at 2 genomic stop codons), which yields MFSLSPKIMKPHGKRLGKFKSGIYQALHELERNWDPRAHLRELNATAAKEIEVGSGWKVLITFVPIPELKSFXKIQIQLACELEKKFSGKLVVFIAQRTLPXPTEKSHTKNEHKRPRIHTLTAVHDTVLEVLVFPSKIVRKKIHVMLDGIQLTKVHLNKAQQSNMEHKVETFSGICKKLTSKDVDFEFPEFQL from the exons ATGTTCAGTTTGAGCCCGAAGATCATGAAGCCCCATGGCAAGAGGTTAGGTAAGTTCAAGTCCGGCATCTACCAGGCTCTCCATGAGCTGGAGAGGAACTGGGACCCCAGGGCCCACCTGAGGGAGCTGAATGCAACAGCAGCCAAGGAAATTGAAGTTGGCAGTGGTTGGAAGGTTCTTATCACCTTTGTTCCTATTCCGGAACTAAAATCTTTCTAGAAAATCCAAATCCAGCTAGCCTGTGAATTGGAGAAAAAGTTCAGTGGGAAGCTTGTTGTCTTTATTGCTCAGAGAACTCTGCCTTAGCCAACT GAGAAAAGCCATACAAAGAATGAACACAAGCGTCCCAGGATCCACACTTTGACAGCTGTGCATGACACGGTCCTGGAGGTCTTGGTTTTCCCAAGCAAAATCGTACGCAAGAAGATCCACGTGATGCTGGATGGCATTCAGCTCACAAAGGTTCATTTGAATAAAGCCCAGCAGAGCAACATGGAGCACAAAGTTGAAACTTTTTCTGGTATCTGTAAGAAGCTCACCAGCAAGGATGTTGACTTTGAGTTCCCAGAGTTTCAGTTGTAA